The following are from one region of the Littorina saxatilis isolate snail1 linkage group LG2, US_GU_Lsax_2.0, whole genome shotgun sequence genome:
- the LOC138959379 gene encoding p53 and DNA damage-regulated protein 1-like — MEEKGAAPIDSQQLLEHLAQVEDVAEEILTDKQKLIDLNHHWNQTREAMRVLQKDKSDNKQWVCMGNMFIKMEKKSTSRLIEKDFDQTAQEIAKTRTELKPKLSHIRDLEHKEGIKGFHLQPLSKTEIAAINELI; from the exons ATGGAAGAAAAAGGAGCAGCTCCAATAGACTCTCAGCAGCTTTTGGAGCACCTGGCTCAGGTTGAAGATGTTGCTGAGGAGATATTGACCGACAAGCAGAAGCTGATTGACCTAAACCATCACTGGAACCAGACACGAGAAGCCATGAG GGTACTACAGAAGGATAAATCAGACAACAAACAGTGGGTTTGTATGGGAAACATGTTTATCAAGATGGAGAAGAAGTCTACATCCCGCTTAATAGAAAAGG ACTTTGACCAGACTGCGCAGGAAATCGCAAAAACTCGTACAGAGCTGAAACCCAAGCTGAGCCACATCCGTGACCTTGAACACAAGGAGGGCATCAAAGGATTCCACCTACAGCCACTCAGCAAGACAGAAATTGCAGCTATTAATGAACTTATATGA